In one window of Corynebacterium mycetoides DNA:
- the atpD gene encoding F0F1 ATP synthase subunit beta — protein sequence MTTALSTDGRDEPTGEAENQAVTREAVNTQNPAGSENGRIVRVIGAVVDVEFPRGELPELYNALHTDIELGELSRTLTLEVAQFLGDNLVRAIAMAPTDGLVRGAQVRDSGNPISVPVGDQVKGHVFNALGECLDDPSVGVDGERWGIHRDPPAFKDLEGKTEILETGIKVIDLLTPYVKGGKIGLFGGAGVGKTVLIQEMITRIAREFSGTSVFAGVGERTREGTDLFLEMEDMGVLPDTALVFGQMDEPPGVRMRVALSGLTMAEYFRDVQGQDVLLFIDNIFRFTQAGSEVSTLLGRMPSAVGYQPTLADEMGVLQERITSTKGRSITSLQAVYVPADDYTDPAPATTFAHLDATTELSRSIASKGIYPAVDPLTSTSRILEPSIVGERHYAVAQKVIGILQKNKELQDIIAILGMDELSEEDKLTVMRARKIQRFLGQNFFVAKKFTGDEGSYVPLEETIEAFDRLAEGEFDAYPEQAFSNLGGLDDVEAAYKKLQEK from the coding sequence ATGACAACTGCTCTGTCTACTGATGGACGCGATGAGCCGACGGGCGAGGCCGAGAACCAGGCTGTAACCCGCGAGGCCGTGAACACTCAGAACCCGGCGGGTTCCGAGAACGGCCGCATCGTCCGCGTCATCGGCGCGGTCGTCGACGTGGAGTTCCCGCGTGGCGAGCTGCCCGAGCTGTACAACGCACTGCACACCGACATCGAGCTCGGTGAGCTGTCCCGCACCCTGACCCTCGAGGTCGCCCAGTTCCTGGGCGACAACCTGGTGCGCGCCATCGCCATGGCGCCGACCGACGGCCTCGTCCGCGGTGCCCAGGTGCGCGACTCCGGCAACCCGATCTCTGTCCCGGTCGGCGACCAGGTCAAGGGCCACGTGTTCAATGCGCTCGGCGAGTGCCTCGACGACCCGTCCGTGGGCGTCGACGGCGAGCGCTGGGGCATCCACCGCGACCCGCCCGCCTTCAAGGACCTCGAGGGCAAGACCGAGATCCTCGAGACCGGCATCAAGGTCATTGACCTGCTCACCCCGTACGTCAAGGGCGGCAAGATCGGCCTCTTCGGCGGCGCGGGCGTGGGCAAGACGGTGCTCATCCAGGAGATGATCACCCGTATCGCCCGCGAGTTCTCCGGCACCTCCGTGTTCGCGGGCGTCGGCGAGCGCACCCGCGAGGGCACCGACCTCTTCCTCGAGATGGAGGACATGGGCGTTCTCCCCGACACCGCCCTTGTCTTCGGCCAGATGGACGAGCCGCCAGGGGTTCGTATGCGCGTGGCCCTGTCCGGCCTGACCATGGCGGAGTACTTCCGCGACGTCCAGGGCCAGGACGTGCTGCTGTTCATCGACAACATCTTCCGCTTCACCCAGGCGGGCTCCGAGGTGTCGACCCTTCTGGGCCGCATGCCGTCCGCCGTGGGCTACCAGCCGACCCTGGCCGACGAGATGGGTGTGCTCCAGGAGCGCATCACCTCGACCAAGGGCCGTTCGATTACGTCTCTGCAGGCCGTCTACGTGCCCGCCGACGACTACACCGACCCGGCTCCGGCCACCACCTTCGCCCACCTCGACGCGACCACCGAGCTATCCCGCTCGATCGCCTCGAAGGGTATCTACCCCGCCGTGGACCCGCTGACCTCGACCTCGCGCATCCTCGAGCCGAGCATCGTTGGCGAGCGCCACTACGCGGTCGCGCAGAAGGTGATCGGTATCCTGCAGAAGAACAAGGAGCTGCAGGACATCATCGCCATCCTCGGCATGGACGAGCTGTCCGAAGAGGACAAGCTCACCGTTATGCGCGCACGTAAGATCCAGCGCTTCCTCGGCCAGAACTTCTTCGTGGCGAAGAAGTTCACCGGCGACGAGGGTTCCTACGTGCCGCTCGAGGAGACCATCGAGGCCTTCGACCGTCTGGCTGAGGGCGAGTTCGACGCCTACCCGGAGCAGGCGTTCTCGAACCTGGGTGGCCTGGACGACGTCGAGGCAGCGTACAAGAAGCTGCAGGAGAAGTAG
- a CDS encoding F0F1 ATP synthase subunit epsilon — MAEITVQLVSVDRMIWTGQASIVTAQTTEGEIGILPGHEPILGQLKDNGVVTINPVDGDRIIAAVQGGFLSVVGDKVTVLADWATLASEVNSTEAESNANQDDDELSKWRGQAELAAVRRAGR; from the coding sequence ATGGCTGAAATCACCGTGCAACTGGTCTCGGTCGACCGCATGATCTGGACCGGCCAGGCCAGCATCGTCACCGCTCAGACCACCGAGGGTGAGATCGGTATTCTGCCGGGCCACGAACCCATCCTCGGCCAGCTCAAGGACAACGGCGTGGTCACGATCAACCCGGTCGACGGGGATCGCATCATCGCCGCGGTCCAGGGCGGTTTCCTCTCCGTGGTGGGCGACAAGGTCACCGTTCTGGCTGACTGGGCGACGCTCGCCAGCGAGGTCAACTCCACCGAAGCGGAGTCCAACGCCAACCAGGACGACGACGAGTTGAGCAAGTGGCGCGGGCAGGCTGAGCTTGCCGCGGTGCGCCGCGCCGGCCGCTAG
- a CDS encoding DUF2550 domain-containing protein, with amino-acid sequence MHYVAYVFAAFVVVVFVAAVWRFVAVRNTGSQGLLRHLPASGVHGWRHGVFRYTDENLKFYKLRSLAFQSDVVLSRRGTEVDGFRDINADEREIMPDVDRVLVLSTPKGGFEFASDKRARMALVSWLESAPNERQLRRVASISRQRGGRARSGRS; translated from the coding sequence ATGCACTACGTCGCTTACGTGTTCGCCGCGTTCGTCGTGGTTGTCTTCGTGGCGGCTGTGTGGCGTTTCGTCGCCGTGCGCAACACCGGCTCGCAGGGGCTGCTCCGGCATTTGCCCGCGTCGGGTGTGCACGGCTGGCGTCACGGGGTATTCCGCTACACCGATGAAAACCTCAAGTTCTACAAACTGCGGTCGCTCGCGTTTCAAAGCGATGTGGTGCTCAGCCGCCGAGGCACCGAAGTCGACGGTTTCCGGGACATCAACGCTGATGAGCGCGAGATCATGCCAGACGTGGACAGGGTGTTGGTGCTCTCGACGCCGAAGGGCGGCTTCGAGTTCGCCAGCGACAAGCGGGCGCGCATGGCGCTCGTGTCGTGGCTGGAATCCGCGCCGAATGAGCGCCAGCTGCGCCGGGTGGCGTCGATAAGCAGGCAGCGGGGCGGCCGCGCACGGTCCGGCCGGTCCTGA
- the nucS gene encoding endonuclease NucS, whose translation MRLVIAQCSVDYIGRLDAHLPSALRLIMVKADGSVSIHADDRAYKPLNWMTPPCTLREEAVIDLDGEDTGEQLWIVENTKGEQLRITLERIVSDTSVDLGDDPGLVKDGVEAHLQELLAEHIQTLGADYSLIRREYPTAIGPVDILARDPQGHTVAVEVKRRGGIDGVEQLTRYVDLLNRDELLAPVHGVFAAQEIKPQARTLAQDRGFRCLVLDYDELRGIESTELRLF comes from the coding sequence ATGCGTCTCGTCATTGCCCAGTGCTCCGTTGACTACATCGGACGGCTGGATGCGCACCTGCCGTCCGCTCTCCGGCTCATCATGGTCAAGGCCGACGGCTCCGTATCCATCCATGCCGACGACCGCGCGTACAAGCCCCTGAACTGGATGACGCCGCCGTGCACGCTCCGGGAGGAAGCCGTCATCGACCTCGACGGCGAGGACACCGGCGAGCAGCTGTGGATCGTGGAGAACACCAAGGGGGAGCAGCTGCGCATCACGTTGGAACGGATCGTCAGCGACACCTCGGTGGATCTGGGCGACGATCCGGGCCTGGTCAAGGACGGGGTCGAGGCCCATCTGCAGGAGCTTTTGGCGGAGCACATTCAGACCCTGGGCGCGGACTACTCGCTGATTCGCCGGGAGTACCCGACCGCGATCGGGCCGGTAGACATCCTCGCCCGCGACCCCCAGGGTCACACCGTGGCGGTGGAGGTCAAGCGCCGCGGCGGGATCGACGGGGTGGAGCAGCTCACCCGCTACGTCGACCTGCTCAACCGCGACGAGCTGCTGGCGCCGGTGCACGGGGTGTTCGCCGCGCAGGAGATCAAGCCCCAGGCGCGCACCCTGGCGCAGGACCGGGGCTTCCGCTGCCTCGTGCTCGACTACGACGAGCTGCGCGGCATCGAGTCCACCGAGCTGCGGCTGTTCTAG
- a CDS encoding thiamine-binding protein, with the protein MIVAFSVAPTTTSNPTAEMAGAVARAVRVVRESGLPNETTAMFTTVEGEWDEVMDVIKRATEAVAEVAPRVSLVLKADIRPGHENMLTTKMESLDKHLEENN; encoded by the coding sequence ATGATTGTCGCCTTCTCTGTCGCCCCGACGACCACGTCCAACCCCACCGCTGAGATGGCGGGGGCCGTCGCCCGTGCCGTGCGCGTCGTGCGGGAGTCCGGATTGCCCAACGAAACAACCGCGATGTTCACCACCGTGGAGGGGGAGTGGGACGAGGTGATGGACGTGATCAAGCGGGCCACGGAGGCCGTCGCGGAGGTCGCGCCGCGCGTCTCGCTGGTGCTCAAGGCCGACATCCGGCCGGGGCACGAGAACATGCTGACAACCAAGATGGAGTCGTTGGACAAGCACTTGGAGGAGAACAACTGA
- a CDS encoding tetratricopeptide repeat protein — MADFGPGAVDLGKLAQQPEAPAGDFEPVVSVTEETLEAEVLQLSTRIPVIVHIGTQRSPDSQALSAAFAQLARGQRSFRVAYVDADATPAVAQAFGVRVLPTVVALAAGRPVTSFEGNQPAEQLTQWVEALVEGVGKQLPGLGEPEHERDDDPRLDAATAALNAGDFDAATKIYDEILAEDPANAEIKQARATVGVLKRLDPTNRTTDPVVEADADPGNVDKQLAAADAEVVAGAPEKAFDRLLALVTTDPRAKERLLELFTLFEAGDPRVIAARTRLASALF, encoded by the coding sequence ATGGCAGATTTCGGTCCTGGCGCCGTAGACCTGGGCAAGCTCGCGCAGCAGCCCGAGGCGCCCGCAGGCGACTTCGAGCCCGTGGTCTCCGTGACGGAGGAGACCTTGGAAGCCGAGGTGCTCCAGCTCTCCACGAGGATCCCGGTGATCGTGCACATCGGCACACAGCGCTCGCCGGACTCCCAGGCGCTGAGCGCGGCGTTTGCGCAGCTCGCGCGCGGGCAGCGCAGCTTCAGGGTGGCCTACGTCGACGCGGACGCGACACCCGCCGTGGCCCAGGCGTTCGGGGTGCGCGTTTTGCCCACGGTGGTGGCGCTCGCCGCCGGCCGCCCCGTGACAAGCTTCGAGGGCAACCAGCCGGCCGAGCAGCTGACGCAGTGGGTCGAGGCGCTGGTGGAGGGCGTCGGCAAGCAGCTGCCCGGGCTGGGGGAGCCTGAGCACGAGCGTGACGACGACCCCCGGCTCGACGCGGCGACCGCCGCGCTTAACGCCGGCGACTTCGACGCGGCGACGAAGATCTACGACGAGATCCTCGCCGAAGATCCCGCCAACGCCGAGATCAAGCAGGCGCGCGCAACCGTCGGGGTGCTCAAGCGGCTCGATCCCACCAACCGGACGACAGATCCCGTGGTGGAGGCCGACGCCGACCCGGGCAACGTGGACAAGCAGCTCGCGGCCGCCGACGCGGAGGTTGTCGCGGGCGCGCCCGAGAAGGCCTTCGATCGGCTGCTGGCGCTGGTCACCACCGACCCGCGGGCCAAGGAGCGGCTCCTGGAGCTGTTCACCCTGTTCGAGGCGGGGGATCCGCGCGTGATCGCGGCGCGGACCCGGCTCGCCTCGGCGCTGTTCTAG
- the glgB gene encoding 1,4-alpha-glucan branching protein GlgB: MTSNTSQLLIPDHDRARLIECKHHAPHDFYGWHSVPGGSVVRTRQLGATKVELLIHNEHLDMEPIGDDIWVIGLDDERAPDYRLRIHYPFGKSVIVADGYHFLPTLGSLDLHLISEGRHERLWEVLGANLHTYQTTLGEVTGTSFAVWAPNAQGVAVVGDFCSWNPNQYPMRTLGATGVWEVFIPGIEAGAHYKFAIQTADGVRLDKADPMARQTLAPPETVSVVAADSSYEWNDSDWMQRRVGIDPTNAPMSVYECHIGSWKQGSNYATLKDELVPYLVDNGFTHVEFLPVAEHPFGGSWGYQVTGYYAPTARWGTPDDFRALVDELHAHDIGVIVDWVPAHFPKDDWALGRFDGTALYEHPDWRRGEQKDWGTYVFDFGRNEVRNFLVANALYWCEEFHLDGLRVDAVASMLYLDYSRNPGEWLPNSQGGRENWDAVKFLQETNATVHRTHPGVVTIAEESTAWPGVTAQTAADGLGFSLKWNMGWMNDTLEYFSLDPVHRYYHHNEITFSLVYAFSERYVLPFSHDEVVHGKGSLWQRMPGDDWNKAAGLRSLFGYMFSHPGKQLMFMGCEWGQTTEWDEAHSINWDNIGGGWAHEYHLGVQRLVRDLNFVYRDTPALFSQDNTPMGFQWVKGDDHEHNVLAYVRWGVDGQPLLAVVNLSGASHQDYRLGLPEAGNWQLLINTDDAVYGGAGNELPRTVHTEPVEWDNFDHSVSLHLPAMSVQYYTLTR, encoded by the coding sequence ATGACGAGCAATACCTCCCAGCTCCTCATCCCCGACCACGACCGCGCACGCCTGATCGAGTGCAAGCACCACGCGCCGCACGACTTCTACGGCTGGCACTCGGTTCCGGGGGGCTCCGTCGTGCGCACCCGCCAGCTCGGGGCGACCAAGGTGGAGCTGTTGATCCACAACGAGCACCTGGACATGGAGCCGATCGGCGACGACATCTGGGTCATCGGCCTGGACGACGAACGCGCGCCCGACTACCGCCTGCGCATCCACTACCCCTTCGGCAAGAGCGTCATCGTGGCCGACGGATACCACTTCCTGCCCACCCTGGGCTCGCTCGACCTGCACCTGATCAGCGAGGGCCGCCACGAGCGCCTCTGGGAGGTGCTGGGGGCCAACCTGCACACCTACCAGACCACCCTCGGCGAGGTCACCGGCACATCGTTTGCCGTGTGGGCGCCGAACGCCCAGGGTGTAGCCGTGGTCGGGGACTTCTGCAGCTGGAACCCGAACCAGTACCCGATGCGCACCCTCGGTGCCACGGGCGTGTGGGAGGTCTTCATCCCGGGCATCGAGGCCGGCGCCCACTACAAGTTCGCCATCCAGACAGCGGACGGGGTCCGCCTGGACAAGGCCGACCCGATGGCCCGCCAGACGCTCGCGCCGCCGGAGACCGTTTCCGTCGTCGCCGCCGACAGCTCGTACGAGTGGAACGATTCCGACTGGATGCAGCGCCGGGTGGGCATCGACCCCACGAACGCTCCGATGAGCGTCTACGAGTGCCACATCGGCTCCTGGAAGCAGGGCTCCAACTACGCCACCTTAAAAGATGAGCTCGTCCCCTACCTTGTGGACAACGGATTCACCCACGTCGAGTTCCTCCCCGTCGCCGAGCACCCCTTCGGCGGCTCGTGGGGCTACCAGGTCACCGGCTACTACGCGCCGACGGCCCGCTGGGGCACCCCGGACGACTTCCGCGCGCTGGTGGACGAGCTGCACGCGCACGACATCGGCGTGATCGTCGACTGGGTCCCGGCGCACTTCCCCAAGGACGACTGGGCGCTGGGGCGCTTCGACGGCACCGCGCTCTACGAGCACCCCGACTGGCGCCGTGGCGAGCAGAAGGACTGGGGCACCTACGTGTTCGACTTCGGCCGCAACGAAGTGCGCAACTTCCTCGTGGCCAACGCGCTGTACTGGTGCGAGGAGTTCCACCTCGACGGGCTGCGCGTCGACGCGGTGGCATCCATGCTCTACCTCGACTACTCCCGTAACCCGGGCGAGTGGCTGCCCAACAGCCAGGGCGGCCGCGAGAACTGGGACGCCGTGAAATTCCTGCAGGAGACCAACGCCACCGTGCACCGCACACACCCGGGCGTGGTCACCATCGCCGAGGAGTCGACCGCCTGGCCCGGCGTGACGGCGCAGACCGCCGCCGACGGCCTCGGCTTCTCCCTGAAGTGGAACATGGGCTGGATGAACGACACCCTGGAGTACTTCTCACTCGATCCCGTCCACCGGTACTACCACCACAACGAGATCACGTTCTCGCTGGTGTACGCCTTCTCCGAGCGCTACGTGCTGCCCTTCTCCCACGACGAGGTGGTCCACGGCAAGGGCTCGCTGTGGCAGCGCATGCCCGGCGACGATTGGAACAAAGCCGCGGGCCTGCGCTCCCTGTTCGGCTACATGTTCTCCCACCCGGGCAAGCAGCTGATGTTCATGGGTTGCGAGTGGGGCCAAACGACCGAGTGGGACGAGGCGCACTCCATCAACTGGGACAACATCGGCGGCGGCTGGGCCCACGAGTATCACCTTGGCGTGCAGCGCCTGGTGCGCGACTTGAACTTCGTCTACCGGGACACGCCGGCGCTGTTTAGCCAGGACAACACCCCGATGGGGTTCCAATGGGTCAAGGGCGACGACCACGAGCACAACGTGCTCGCGTACGTGCGCTGGGGCGTGGACGGCCAGCCCCTGCTCGCCGTGGTCAACCTCTCCGGGGCCTCGCACCAGGATTACCGCCTGGGCCTGCCGGAGGCGGGCAACTGGCAGCTGCTCATCAACACCGACGACGCCGTCTACGGCGGCGCCGGCAACGAGCTGCCGCGCACTGTGCACACCGAGCCCGTCGAGTGGGACAACTTCGATCACTCGGTGTCCCTGCACCTGCCCGCGATGAGCGTGCAGTACTACACGCTCACCCGCTAG
- a CDS encoding maltotransferase domain-containing protein, which translates to MTRRFGIDDVRPQVSGRTLPSKAVVGEVVPVSALVWREGHDAVAATLVLTAPDAKQYSIHMQQEVYRPDYVHAVFVPDTEGMWRFRVDAWGDVMATWRNAVSKKLAAGQGEAELANDVAHGIDLFARAAAQTPAGDREVLEEVAALLADTSAPLRERIEAGLSEEVLEILAEYPLRELVTHGPVCDVLVERREALVNSWYELFPRSTGGVDSAGRPVHGTWQTTSVALDRVAAMGFDTVYFPPVHPIGEVNRKGRNNSLTPVEGDVGSPWAVGSAAGGHDAFHPELGGEAEFLAMMQHARELGLEVALDFALQAAPDHPWATQHPEFFTVLADGTIAYAENPPKKYQDIYPINFDNDPDVLYAEIYRVIMYWVELGVTTFRVDNPHTKPVNFWQWLISEVHETHPEVIFLAEAFTRPPRMFGLSKIGFSQSYTHFTWKTSKAELEDFTTMLVDVADVSRPNLFVNTPDILHASLQTGGKAAFAIRATLAATLSPLWGVYSGFELYEHEPVAPGSEEYLNSEKYELRPRDFESALARGESLEPYITLLNELRRDNPALQQLRQVHFHEVYNDQIMAYSKVDAVTGNAVLVVVNLDPSATQEAMVHIDAEAIGLNPGESFDVHDLITGATYTWSTDNFVRLIPEANVAHVFRLPNVAPERREQLAFRVIPDHDYRP; encoded by the coding sequence ATGACCAGACGATTTGGCATTGATGACGTTCGCCCCCAGGTATCCGGGCGCACACTACCCTCCAAGGCCGTTGTGGGCGAGGTAGTTCCCGTCTCCGCGCTGGTGTGGCGCGAGGGCCACGACGCCGTCGCGGCGACCCTGGTTCTCACCGCGCCGGACGCGAAGCAGTACTCCATCCACATGCAGCAGGAGGTGTACCGCCCCGACTACGTCCACGCCGTGTTCGTCCCGGACACCGAGGGCATGTGGCGCTTCCGCGTGGACGCGTGGGGCGACGTCATGGCGACGTGGCGCAACGCGGTGTCCAAGAAGCTGGCCGCGGGCCAGGGCGAGGCCGAGCTGGCCAACGACGTAGCCCACGGCATCGACCTGTTCGCGCGCGCCGCGGCCCAGACCCCCGCGGGCGACCGCGAGGTGCTCGAGGAGGTCGCCGCACTGCTGGCGGACACCTCCGCGCCGCTGCGCGAGCGCATCGAGGCGGGCTTGAGCGAGGAGGTGCTCGAGATCCTGGCCGAGTACCCGCTGCGCGAGCTGGTCACGCACGGTCCGGTGTGCGACGTGCTCGTCGAGCGCAGGGAGGCCCTTGTGAACTCGTGGTACGAGCTGTTCCCCCGCTCCACCGGCGGCGTCGATAGTGCTGGCCGCCCCGTCCACGGCACCTGGCAGACCACCTCCGTCGCGCTCGACCGCGTGGCCGCGATGGGCTTCGACACCGTCTACTTCCCGCCGGTCCACCCCATCGGCGAGGTCAACCGGAAGGGCCGCAACAACTCGCTGACCCCCGTAGAAGGCGACGTGGGCTCGCCGTGGGCGGTGGGTTCCGCCGCGGGCGGCCACGACGCCTTCCACCCCGAGCTCGGCGGCGAGGCGGAGTTCCTGGCGATGATGCAGCACGCCCGCGAGCTGGGCCTGGAAGTCGCCCTCGACTTCGCCCTCCAGGCGGCCCCCGACCACCCGTGGGCCACGCAGCACCCCGAGTTTTTCACGGTGCTTGCCGACGGCACCATCGCCTACGCCGAGAACCCCCCGAAGAAATACCAGGACATCTACCCGATCAACTTCGACAACGACCCGGACGTGCTCTACGCGGAGATCTACCGCGTGATCATGTACTGGGTCGAGCTCGGCGTGACCACCTTCCGCGTGGACAACCCGCACACCAAGCCCGTCAACTTCTGGCAGTGGCTCATCTCCGAGGTCCACGAGACGCACCCCGAGGTCATCTTCCTCGCCGAGGCGTTCACGCGCCCGCCGCGCATGTTCGGGCTGTCCAAGATCGGGTTCTCGCAGTCCTACACCCACTTCACGTGGAAGACCTCCAAGGCCGAGCTCGAGGACTTCACCACGATGCTTGTCGACGTCGCGGACGTCTCCCGCCCCAACCTCTTCGTCAACACCCCCGACATCCTCCACGCGTCCCTGCAGACGGGCGGCAAGGCTGCGTTCGCGATCCGCGCCACGCTCGCGGCCACGCTCAGCCCGCTGTGGGGCGTCTACTCCGGCTTCGAGCTCTACGAGCACGAGCCGGTCGCCCCCGGATCCGAGGAGTACCTGAACTCCGAGAAGTACGAGCTGCGCCCCCGCGACTTCGAGTCCGCACTCGCGCGCGGCGAGTCCCTCGAGCCCTACATCACCCTGCTCAACGAGCTGCGTCGGGACAACCCTGCGCTGCAGCAGCTGCGGCAGGTGCACTTCCACGAGGTCTACAACGACCAGATCATGGCCTACTCCAAGGTCGATGCCGTCACCGGAAACGCCGTGTTGGTGGTGGTCAACCTCGACCCGTCCGCCACCCAGGAGGCCATGGTGCACATCGATGCGGAGGCAATCGGGCTCAACCCCGGAGAGAGCTTCGACGTCCACGACTTAATTACCGGTGCGACCTACACGTGGAGCACGGACAACTTCGTGCGCCTCATCCCGGAAGCCAATGTCGCCCACGTCTTCCGCCTCCCGAACGTCGCGCCCGAGCGGCGCGAGCAGCTCGCGTTCCGCGTCATCCCGGATCACGACTACCGGCCGTAA
- a CDS encoding ABC transporter ATP-binding protein — protein sequence MGGVTERVLPPETDDVSDPDLLIDFRGVEFIRDGATLVGPVDWQVELDERWVVIGPNGAGKTTLIRMASAQEFPSAGVAFVLGERLGRTDMRDLRAQIGVTSSAVAQRVPAGEKVGDLVVSAGYAILGRWREDYDEMDYEQAVEVLEEVGAMHLAERTWGTLSDGERKRVLIARAIMTNPELLIMDEPAAGMDLGGREDLVAYLGDLAMDPDAPAIVMITHHVEEIPPGFTHAMLLDEGSVVAQGLIDDVLTSDNVSRAYHQPIEVIVDQGRYSARRRRRGGTHRAG from the coding sequence ATGGGAGGCGTGACTGAACGCGTGCTACCCCCCGAGACCGACGACGTATCCGACCCCGACCTGCTCATCGACTTCCGTGGCGTGGAATTTATCCGGGACGGCGCGACGCTGGTAGGCCCCGTGGACTGGCAGGTCGAGCTGGACGAGCGCTGGGTGGTCATCGGGCCCAACGGCGCGGGCAAGACCACCTTGATCCGCATGGCCTCGGCGCAGGAGTTCCCGTCGGCGGGTGTGGCCTTCGTGCTGGGGGAGCGCCTCGGCCGCACCGACATGCGGGATCTACGCGCGCAGATCGGCGTGACGTCCTCGGCCGTCGCGCAGCGGGTGCCGGCGGGCGAGAAGGTGGGCGACCTCGTGGTCTCCGCCGGCTACGCCATCCTCGGCCGCTGGCGCGAGGATTACGACGAGATGGACTATGAGCAGGCGGTGGAGGTGCTCGAAGAGGTCGGCGCGATGCACCTGGCGGAGCGCACCTGGGGCACCCTGTCTGACGGCGAGCGCAAGCGCGTGCTCATCGCCCGGGCGATTATGACGAACCCGGAGTTGCTCATCATGGACGAGCCGGCCGCGGGCATGGACCTCGGCGGCCGCGAGGATCTGGTGGCCTACCTCGGAGACTTGGCGATGGACCCGGACGCGCCGGCGATCGTCATGATCACCCACCACGTGGAGGAGATCCCGCCGGGGTTCACCCACGCCATGCTTCTCGACGAGGGCAGCGTTGTCGCCCAGGGGCTCATCGACGACGTGCTCACCTCCGATAACGTCAGCCGCGCCTACCACCAGCCCATCGAGGTCATCGTCGACCAGGGGCGCTACAGCGCGCGACGCCGGCGCCGCGGGGGGACGCACCGCGCCGGGTAA
- a CDS encoding NUDIX hydrolase, whose amino-acid sequence MSDVTGSAGHNGARLASTVILTRDGSHGLEVWVFERVMTMPNYPGMTVFPGGGVDSRDFPPHAGTPDLWHGRSAQSLAAQLGLGADTAHALLFAAVRELFEETGTLLAVDKRGLLPEDARPYHSQRLGLESHELSLTDVLHANNLRVSADLIAPFARWVGRSARGTAFDTFTWLAQLPEGQEPDGATGEADDANWFPPGLLLDGWRVGLVRFAPSTWAQLLDVSEYATSASLWEATRRDGGADMSPVMDDAADNPRYQEFFTKTPEDRIGRPFEL is encoded by the coding sequence GTGAGTGATGTGACCGGGTCCGCAGGGCACAACGGAGCGCGCCTCGCCAGCACTGTGATTCTGACGCGCGACGGGTCACACGGCCTCGAGGTGTGGGTGTTCGAGCGCGTCATGACCATGCCCAATTACCCGGGCATGACCGTGTTCCCCGGCGGCGGGGTGGACAGCCGCGACTTCCCGCCTCACGCGGGCACCCCCGACCTGTGGCACGGCCGCAGCGCCCAGTCGCTCGCCGCGCAGCTCGGCCTCGGTGCGGACACGGCGCACGCTCTCCTGTTTGCCGCGGTCCGGGAGCTGTTTGAGGAGACCGGGACGCTGCTGGCCGTCGACAAGCGAGGCCTGCTGCCCGAGGACGCGCGGCCCTATCACAGCCAGCGACTCGGCCTGGAGTCCCACGAGCTGTCGCTGACCGACGTCCTGCACGCGAACAACCTGCGCGTCTCCGCCGACCTCATCGCGCCGTTCGCGCGCTGGGTGGGCCGCTCCGCGCGCGGCACGGCCTTTGACACCTTCACGTGGCTCGCGCAGCTGCCCGAGGGCCAGGAGCCGGACGGGGCGACCGGCGAGGCCGACGACGCCAACTGGTTCCCGCCGGGCCTGCTTCTCGACGGCTGGCGCGTCGGCCTCGTCCGCTTCGCCCCCTCAACCTGGGCCCAGCTTCTCGACGTCTCCGAGTACGCCACGTCAGCCTCCCTGTGGGAGGCCACCAGGCGCGACGGCGGCGCGGACATGTCCCCCGTGATGGACGACGCCGCCGACAACCCGCGCTACCAGGAGTTCTTCACCAAGACCCCCGAGGACCGGATCGGGAGGCCATTTGAGCTTTAG